The sequence below is a genomic window from Nostoc flagelliforme CCNUN1.
TGTCCTTTGCACGAGAGCAAGAGCAACCCGTGTTTTATGACGGCATCCAGGTGGGTACGCGCCGTGCAGATTTCGTCGTCGAGAATCAGGTTGTGGTGGAGTTGAAAGCCCTGGTGAAGTTGGAAGATGTGCATCTGGCGCAGGCGAAGAATTACACCGTGGCATATGACTTTCTGCTGGGGTTATTGATTAATTTTGGTGGGAAAAGTTTGGAGTATAAGTTGATGTTTAATAATCGTCAGAATCAGGATTTACAGGATTAGAGGATGAACAGGATTAGAGAATTAACAGAAGTTTGAAGAGTCGGAGAAAAATATAATTACCCATCCTGAAAATCCTGAAATTATGCAAATCCTGATTCTAACGAAAAGAAGCAGTTCCAATGACCATCGACAACGAACTTACCGATAATATCAAAGGATAAATAGCTGATGATTGCTCACCCCCGACCCCAATTAATGGCTCCCCAGGAATATCTGGAATGGGAAGAACAACAACCCCTTAAATACGAATACATTAATGGCGAAGTCTTTGCCAAGACAGGGGGGGTTATTCCTCACAAGGATATTGCCATAAACCTTACATCCGCCCTCAAAAATCACTTACGAGGTAAGGGAGGTAAAGTTCAGATGGCAGATGCCAAAATGGGAGTTTCACTTCAGGGGCCTTTTCACTATCCTGGTGTAATGGTGACTTGTGACAGTCGCGATCGCACCGCCCGCAATGTTATTTATCATCCCTCTTTAATTGTCGAAGTGTTGTCTCCCGGTACAGAAGCATTCGATCGCGGCAAGAAATTTAGGCATTATCGTCGGATTGATACCTTAAAAGAATATGTT
It includes:
- a CDS encoding GxxExxY protein — protein: MPIGNELTYKIIGCAMKIHNKMGPGFQEVIYQRCLAIELERAGLSFAREQEQPVFYDGIQVGTRRADFVVENQVVVELKALVKLEDVHLAQAKNYTVAYDFLLGLLINFGGKSLEYKLMFNNRQNQDLQD
- a CDS encoding Uma2 family endonuclease; protein product: MIAHPRPQLMAPQEYLEWEEQQPLKYEYINGEVFAKTGGVIPHKDIAINLTSALKNHLRGKGGKVQMADAKMGVSLQGPFHYPGVMVTCDSRDRTARNVIYHPSLIVEVLSPGTEAFDRGKKFRHYRRIDTLKEYVLIEANKMTVECYQPNEKVKWKLPSYSGLAHLKPY